In Epilithonimonas zeae, a single window of DNA contains:
- a CDS encoding VanZ family protein encodes MLLRPGLENQEYSFMFPHLDKLIHFTIFFLLGFFFRLRFPKTSLLYFFLILVSYALLTEILQDIMKLGRSLEVLDAVADTLGLSFSYYIYNKYEKFQNRI; translated from the coding sequence ATGCTTTTGCGTCCCGGGTTGGAAAATCAGGAATACTCCTTTATGTTCCCCCATTTGGACAAGCTTATTCATTTTACCATTTTCTTTCTTTTGGGATTTTTCTTCAGGCTCCGTTTTCCCAAAACGTCTTTACTTTATTTTTTTCTGATTCTAGTTTCTTACGCATTATTAACAGAAATTTTACAAGACATCATGAAACTCGGTCGTTCGCTCGAGGTTTTAGATGCAGTTGCAGACACATTAGGATTATCCTTTTCATACTATATATATAATAAGTATGAAAAATTCCAAAACCGAATCTAA